From Scophthalmus maximus strain ysfricsl-2021 chromosome 14, ASM2237912v1, whole genome shotgun sequence, one genomic window encodes:
- the map3k19 gene encoding mitogen-activated protein kinase kinase kinase 19 isoform X2, protein MERSEETEERWRGADEEMLNGEQQELNGEASVASPGREADGREELGVSGTADDEEEEEGCAPLITACREGLTEAQADGLDVNVPNGGSAAALMLAVRDVDLLQSAVAPLSWDHRTVEVVKTLLGLSAHLQIRDHSGCSALHYAASINSPLKDELVHMMAEAPSHTDAGPVSPPAPDEYSWQDLDSDSEDSDIELDIDYLHPHQSTAGSLTQTHAHQQLLHSHTGEVRESAGRPPLSDHHKDLSQDKGVPLCFHNAMETLRDIRQAHQDAGRGSRGGLSLPGLLNNGRRWGHVDPAPSGGMMSTRTLCVPVPPKLRQRTRIVVAASRSSLSLLSVAEPSQLSQSAPSLMEPLLCSNTMMQARAHIQSRLGSQDSVHEQKGALSAPNPRTPKLLAPLNSKPRDSAALPVLKHRVPLKPISRSPLCSRAWVRRERLSRGSPRTAPLTSTKGGSEESRSSSSQSSIDLEDDEGDTRESSSEDSNLKFDEDTLLQHSNDASSTSADLVEETRLHFKVQSRISQTPPIHRSAHNLDGDPINRLRTERAMDTHCEGKVTNMNYTKEPVNMHSFTKSNLIKDTVNNEMPITSKSKEKNHAGYTTDLESDITREIICNVNDDHGDAVPYSGWNYGNELQHAQPTEVTTKDSCDDETQAVTLFLCSAEHAESNVSTAVGKIPIVTAGVNPPPINVDSKIDKKMLKAFKPVQNKETTTMNCELRASNQSNQTFSLRAQKGRSRNISKSNLKCSSVSTQVKDKTRKSPELIISGETTGKVKSKLNSVKSAHRSTDTPWPRKKVIDQPQSKRANLDKSNNSRAQPPARELKSARQLKRLSVTGAPRSKSAVDFITYRDMFQQIQSRDGGPVIYEMFAGPIYDNLRVSSSCEKTKGRQVQSAPSRKVQQSNKIKHRPLKQPQCKLRRSPGQSMVISTKSKARLASSRAKPHLASVSRKDNMPGQDTELVLSKHGEICHTSAQEKAVDHMLSIIEEALSRYESETLRSDCKTLNMPTTSSHAKDSQMPMVLQEAIGTSSTANYSQPVPEPLLPQSSKQPRSYTWTSSSSSCSQTLTSPVYQKFLDEVGDGPLTDDLLQCLAEELISLDERDVSIGPCPENLESSNTESIGGDLVTGRNVFPKVISRDSAALPGYGAAADDTISWTRGEMLGRGAYGTVYCGLTSQGQLIAVKQVSLDTSDPEAAKREYSRLQGEVDLIKALRHINIVGFLGTSLYQHVVSIFMEYIPGGSIASVLHRFGPLPERVLALYTHQILEGVAFLHLNRVIHRDLKGNNVMLMPTGVIKLIDFGCARRLSCPNHTASNSGDLLKSVHGTPYWMAPEVINDTGYGRKSDIWSVGCTVFEMATGKPPLAHMDKMAALFYIGAERGLMPSLPDGFSDNAKAFVNTCLTSDQRLRPSADKLLKHPFIPKKETGVNSWETQKKNCCGHPQGRCG, encoded by the exons atggagaggagtgaggagacagaggagaggtggcGGGGCGCCGATGAAGAGATGCTGAACGGAGAGCAGCAGGAGTTGAACGGAGAGGCTTCAGTGGCGAGCCCCGGCCGAGAGGCGGACGGCCGGGAGGAGCTGGGGGTCTCGGGCACTgcggatgacgaggaggaggaggaaggatgtgCTCCGCTCATCACGGCCTGTCGCGAAGGCCTGACTGAG GCTCAGGCAGACGGTTTGGACGTGAACGTTCCCAACGGCGGCAGCGCGGCAGCGCTGATGCTCGCTGTCCGGGACGTCGACCTGCTCCAGAGCGCCGTGGCGCCGTTGTCGTGGGATCACAGGACCGTGGAGGTGGTCAAGACGCTGCTGGGACTCTCGGC CCATCTGCAGATACGAGACCACAGCGGCTGCTCTGCCCTCCACTACGCTGCGAGCATCAACAGCCCCCTGAAGGACGAGCTCGTTCATATGATGGCTGAGGCCCCGAGTCACACGG ACGCCGGCCCCGTGTCACCCCCGGCCCCTGACGAATACTCCTGGCAGGATTTGGACTCAGACTCTGAAGATTCTGACATAGAGTTGGACATTGACTACCTCCATCCTCATCAGTCGACAGCAGGCTCCCTTACGCAGACGCACGCCCATCAACAACTATTACACAGCCACACGGGG GAAGTGCGGGAGTCTGCAGGGCGCCCTCCTCTGTCTGACCACCACAAAGATCTCAGCCAAG ATAAGGGGGTCCCCCTCTGTTTCCACAACGCCATGGAAACACTGAGAGACATCAGGCAAGCCCACCAGGACGCAGGCAGGGGAAGCAG AGGAGGTTTGTCTCTGCCGGGCCTCCTCAACAACGGCAGACGCTGGGGCCATGTGGATCCTGCCCCCTCCGGTGGCATGATGAGTACCAGGACTCTCTGCGTCCCCGTACCCCCTAAACTCAG GCAGAGGACCAGAATTGTGGTTGCTGCTTCCCGATCCTCCCTCAGTCTGCTGTCTGTGGCTGAGCCCAGCCAGCTCAGCCAGTCGGCCCCCAGCCTCATGGAACCACTACTATGTTCCAACACCATGATGCAGGCCAGGGCACACATCCAGAGCC GATTGGGTTCACAAGATAGTGTTCATGAACAAAAG GGTGCCTTGTCGGCTCCGAATCCTCGAACGCCTAAGCTGTTGGCACCACTGAACAGCAAACCCAGAGACAGTGCAGCTCTGCCAGTACTAAAGCATCGTGTTCCCCTGAAGCCCATCAGCCGGAGCCCCCTTTGCTCCAGGGCctgggtgaggagagagaggctgtcCCGGGGCAGCCCACGCACTGCCCCTCTGACTTCTACCAAGGGCGGCAGTGAGGAGagcaggtccagcagcagccagagTTCAATTGATCTGGAGGATGACGAGGGGGATACACGGGAAAGCTCTTCAGAGGACAGCAATCTGAAGTTTGATGAAGACACGCTGTTGCAGCATTCGAATGATGCGAGCTCCACTAGCGCCGATTTGGTTGAGGAGACAAGGCTGCATTTTAAAGTTCAGTCAAGGATCAGTCAGACTCCACCAATCCACAGATCGGCACATAACCTGGATGGAGACCCTATCAATCGTCTCAGGACTGAAAGAGCTATGGACACTCACTGTGAAGGCAAAGTCACCAATATGAATTACACAAAAGAACCTGTTAACATGCATTCCTTTACTAAATCTAACCTCATTAAAGACACTGTGAACAATGAAATGCCTATCACATCAAAGTCTAAGGAGAAGAACCATGCGGGATACACCACAGATCTCGAGAGTGACATTACTCGCGAAATTATATGTAATGTGAATGATGACCACGGTGATGCAGTTCCATACTCTGGATGGAATTATGGAAATGAACTCCAGCATGCACAACCGACAGAAGTGACAACGAAGGATTCCTGTGATGACGAAACCCAGGCAGTTACCCTATTCCTGTGTAGTGCTGAGCATGCAGAGTCAAATGTCAGCACTGCTGTGGGGAAAATACCAATCGTTACTGCAGGTGTAAACCCTCCACCGATAAATGTGGATTCCAAGATAGATAAGAAGATGTTGAAAGCCTTCAAACCTGTCCAGAACAAGGAGACAACAACCATGAACTGTGAACTAAGAGCAAGTAATCAAAGTAACCAGACCTTCAGCCTTCGAGCACAGAAAGGCCGAAGTCGGAACATATCCAAAAGCAATCTAAAGTGCTCTTCAGTTTCCACACAAGTCAAGGATAAAACCAGGAAAAGCCCAGAGCTAATTATTAGTGGTGAGACCACAGGCAAAGTAAAATCAAAGCTAAACTCCGTAAAGAGTGCTCATCGTAGCACTGACACCCCCTGGCCACGAAAAAAGGTTATCGATCAGCCACAGAGCAAAAGAGCAAATCTGGATAAGTCGAACAACAGCAGAGCTCAACCACCAGCGAGGGAGCTGAAGAGCGCCCGGCAGTTGAAGAGACTCAGTGTAACAGGGGCACCAAGGTCTAAATCTGCTGTGGACTTCATCACCTACAGAGACATGTTTCAGCAGATACAGAGCAGGGACGGAGGGCCGGTCATCTATGAGATGTTTGCTGGCCCAATCTACGATAACCTTAGGGTTTCCAGCTcctgtgaaaaaacaaagggCAGACAAGTGCAGTCTGCGCCGTCAAGGAAGGTGCAACAGTCCaataaaatcaaacacagaCCCTTGAAACAACCTCAGTGTAAGTTGAGGAGAAGCCCAGGGCAGAGTATGGTGATTTCAACTAAAAGCAAAGCAAGACTTGCATCCTCCAGAGCGAAACCTCACCTCGCATCTGTTTCAAGGAAAGACAATATGCCTGGACAAGACACTGAGCTAGTTCTTTCTAAGCATGGTGAGATTTGTCATACTAGTGCTCAGGAAAAGGCTGTAGATCATATGCTATCCATCATAGAGGAGGCTCTCTCAAGATATGAGTCTGAAACGCTAAGATCCGATTGCAAAACACTGAATATGCCAACAACTTCATCTCATGCTAAAGACAGTCAAATGCCCATGGTTCTGCAAGAAGCGATTGGCACTTCATCAACAGCAAACTACAGCCAACCAGTTCCTGAGCCTTTGTTACCTCAAAGCTCCAAGCAGCCGAGGAGCTACACATGGACATCTTctagcagcagctgcagccaaacCCTTACGTCCCCAGTTTACCAGAAGTTTCTGGACGAAGTGGGGGATGGCCCGCTTACAGATGACCTGCTGCAATGTCTGGCTGAGGAGCTTATCTCACTGGACGAGAGGGATGTCTCCATAGGCCCGTGTCCAGAAAACCTGGAATCAAGCAATACAGAGTCCATCGGAGGAGATCTTGTAACAGGAAGAAATGTGTTTCCTAAg GTTATTTCACGAGACAGTGCAGCTCTGCCTGGTTATGGGGCGGCTGCAGACGACACCATCTCATGGACAAGGGGTGAAATGCTCGGCCGGGGAGCTTATGGAACA GTGTACTGTGGCCTGACCAGCCAGGGTCAGCTGATAGCAGTGAAGCAGGTCAGTCTGGACACCTCGGACCCTGAAGCTGCAAAGAGGGAGTACAGCCGTCTGCAGGGGGAGGTGGATCTGATTAAAGCCCTTAGACACATCAACATTGTGGGCTTCCTCGGGACCTCTCTTTATCAGCATGTGGTTTCCATCTTCATGGAGTACATCCCAGGGGGATCCATCGCAAGCGTCCTTCACAG GTTTGGTCCTCTGCCAGAGCGAGTCCTGGCTCTGTACACCCATCAGATCCTGGAAGGGGTTGCCTTCCTTCACCTGAACAGGGTGATTCATCGTGACTTGAAGGGAAATAATGTCATGCTGATGCCCACCGGCGTCATCAAGCTCATAGACTTTGGGTGTGCACGACGTCTCAGCTGCCCGAACCACACTGCAAGTAACAGTGGGGACCTGCTCAAGTCTGTCCACGGCACACCTTACTGGATGGCCCCAGAG GTTATAAATGACACAGGGTATGGCAGGAAGTCAGATATATGGAGTGTAGGTTGCACAGTGTTTGAGATGGCCACAGGGAAACCACCACTGGCACACATGGACAAGATGGCTGCATTGTTCTACATTGGAGCTGAAAGGGGGTTGATGCCCTCCCTACCAGATGGGTTCTCAGATAATGCCAAGGCTTTTGTGAACACCTGCTTGACAAG TGACCAGAGACTACGGCCATCTGCAGACAAGCTCCTGAAGCATCCATTTATCCCCAAAAAGGAGACTGGAGTGAACTCTtgggaaacacagaaaaagaactGCTGTGGTCACCCACAGGGACGGTGTGGTTAA
- the map3k19 gene encoding mitogen-activated protein kinase kinase kinase 19 isoform X1, whose product MERSEETEERWRGADEEMLNGEQQELNGEASVASPGREADGREELGVSGTADDEEEEEGCAPLITACREGLTEAQADGLDVNVPNGGSAAALMLAVRDVDLLQSAVAPLSWDHRTVEVVKTLLGLSAHLQIRDHSGCSALHYAASINSPLKDELVHMMAEAPSHTDAGPVSPPAPDEYSWQDLDSDSEDSDIELDIDYLHPHQSTAGSLTQTHAHQQLLHSHTGEVRESAGRPPLSDHHKDLSQDKGVPLCFHNAMETLRDIRQAHQDAGRGSSRGGLSLPGLLNNGRRWGHVDPAPSGGMMSTRTLCVPVPPKLRQRTRIVVAASRSSLSLLSVAEPSQLSQSAPSLMEPLLCSNTMMQARAHIQSRLGSQDSVHEQKGALSAPNPRTPKLLAPLNSKPRDSAALPVLKHRVPLKPISRSPLCSRAWVRRERLSRGSPRTAPLTSTKGGSEESRSSSSQSSIDLEDDEGDTRESSSEDSNLKFDEDTLLQHSNDASSTSADLVEETRLHFKVQSRISQTPPIHRSAHNLDGDPINRLRTERAMDTHCEGKVTNMNYTKEPVNMHSFTKSNLIKDTVNNEMPITSKSKEKNHAGYTTDLESDITREIICNVNDDHGDAVPYSGWNYGNELQHAQPTEVTTKDSCDDETQAVTLFLCSAEHAESNVSTAVGKIPIVTAGVNPPPINVDSKIDKKMLKAFKPVQNKETTTMNCELRASNQSNQTFSLRAQKGRSRNISKSNLKCSSVSTQVKDKTRKSPELIISGETTGKVKSKLNSVKSAHRSTDTPWPRKKVIDQPQSKRANLDKSNNSRAQPPARELKSARQLKRLSVTGAPRSKSAVDFITYRDMFQQIQSRDGGPVIYEMFAGPIYDNLRVSSSCEKTKGRQVQSAPSRKVQQSNKIKHRPLKQPQCKLRRSPGQSMVISTKSKARLASSRAKPHLASVSRKDNMPGQDTELVLSKHGEICHTSAQEKAVDHMLSIIEEALSRYESETLRSDCKTLNMPTTSSHAKDSQMPMVLQEAIGTSSTANYSQPVPEPLLPQSSKQPRSYTWTSSSSSCSQTLTSPVYQKFLDEVGDGPLTDDLLQCLAEELISLDERDVSIGPCPENLESSNTESIGGDLVTGRNVFPKVISRDSAALPGYGAAADDTISWTRGEMLGRGAYGTVYCGLTSQGQLIAVKQVSLDTSDPEAAKREYSRLQGEVDLIKALRHINIVGFLGTSLYQHVVSIFMEYIPGGSIASVLHRFGPLPERVLALYTHQILEGVAFLHLNRVIHRDLKGNNVMLMPTGVIKLIDFGCARRLSCPNHTASNSGDLLKSVHGTPYWMAPEVINDTGYGRKSDIWSVGCTVFEMATGKPPLAHMDKMAALFYIGAERGLMPSLPDGFSDNAKAFVNTCLTSDQRLRPSADKLLKHPFIPKKETGVNSWETQKKNCCGHPQGRCG is encoded by the exons atggagaggagtgaggagacagaggagaggtggcGGGGCGCCGATGAAGAGATGCTGAACGGAGAGCAGCAGGAGTTGAACGGAGAGGCTTCAGTGGCGAGCCCCGGCCGAGAGGCGGACGGCCGGGAGGAGCTGGGGGTCTCGGGCACTgcggatgacgaggaggaggaggaaggatgtgCTCCGCTCATCACGGCCTGTCGCGAAGGCCTGACTGAG GCTCAGGCAGACGGTTTGGACGTGAACGTTCCCAACGGCGGCAGCGCGGCAGCGCTGATGCTCGCTGTCCGGGACGTCGACCTGCTCCAGAGCGCCGTGGCGCCGTTGTCGTGGGATCACAGGACCGTGGAGGTGGTCAAGACGCTGCTGGGACTCTCGGC CCATCTGCAGATACGAGACCACAGCGGCTGCTCTGCCCTCCACTACGCTGCGAGCATCAACAGCCCCCTGAAGGACGAGCTCGTTCATATGATGGCTGAGGCCCCGAGTCACACGG ACGCCGGCCCCGTGTCACCCCCGGCCCCTGACGAATACTCCTGGCAGGATTTGGACTCAGACTCTGAAGATTCTGACATAGAGTTGGACATTGACTACCTCCATCCTCATCAGTCGACAGCAGGCTCCCTTACGCAGACGCACGCCCATCAACAACTATTACACAGCCACACGGGG GAAGTGCGGGAGTCTGCAGGGCGCCCTCCTCTGTCTGACCACCACAAAGATCTCAGCCAAG ATAAGGGGGTCCCCCTCTGTTTCCACAACGCCATGGAAACACTGAGAGACATCAGGCAAGCCCACCAGGACGCAGGCAGGGGAAGCAG cAGAGGAGGTTTGTCTCTGCCGGGCCTCCTCAACAACGGCAGACGCTGGGGCCATGTGGATCCTGCCCCCTCCGGTGGCATGATGAGTACCAGGACTCTCTGCGTCCCCGTACCCCCTAAACTCAG GCAGAGGACCAGAATTGTGGTTGCTGCTTCCCGATCCTCCCTCAGTCTGCTGTCTGTGGCTGAGCCCAGCCAGCTCAGCCAGTCGGCCCCCAGCCTCATGGAACCACTACTATGTTCCAACACCATGATGCAGGCCAGGGCACACATCCAGAGCC GATTGGGTTCACAAGATAGTGTTCATGAACAAAAG GGTGCCTTGTCGGCTCCGAATCCTCGAACGCCTAAGCTGTTGGCACCACTGAACAGCAAACCCAGAGACAGTGCAGCTCTGCCAGTACTAAAGCATCGTGTTCCCCTGAAGCCCATCAGCCGGAGCCCCCTTTGCTCCAGGGCctgggtgaggagagagaggctgtcCCGGGGCAGCCCACGCACTGCCCCTCTGACTTCTACCAAGGGCGGCAGTGAGGAGagcaggtccagcagcagccagagTTCAATTGATCTGGAGGATGACGAGGGGGATACACGGGAAAGCTCTTCAGAGGACAGCAATCTGAAGTTTGATGAAGACACGCTGTTGCAGCATTCGAATGATGCGAGCTCCACTAGCGCCGATTTGGTTGAGGAGACAAGGCTGCATTTTAAAGTTCAGTCAAGGATCAGTCAGACTCCACCAATCCACAGATCGGCACATAACCTGGATGGAGACCCTATCAATCGTCTCAGGACTGAAAGAGCTATGGACACTCACTGTGAAGGCAAAGTCACCAATATGAATTACACAAAAGAACCTGTTAACATGCATTCCTTTACTAAATCTAACCTCATTAAAGACACTGTGAACAATGAAATGCCTATCACATCAAAGTCTAAGGAGAAGAACCATGCGGGATACACCACAGATCTCGAGAGTGACATTACTCGCGAAATTATATGTAATGTGAATGATGACCACGGTGATGCAGTTCCATACTCTGGATGGAATTATGGAAATGAACTCCAGCATGCACAACCGACAGAAGTGACAACGAAGGATTCCTGTGATGACGAAACCCAGGCAGTTACCCTATTCCTGTGTAGTGCTGAGCATGCAGAGTCAAATGTCAGCACTGCTGTGGGGAAAATACCAATCGTTACTGCAGGTGTAAACCCTCCACCGATAAATGTGGATTCCAAGATAGATAAGAAGATGTTGAAAGCCTTCAAACCTGTCCAGAACAAGGAGACAACAACCATGAACTGTGAACTAAGAGCAAGTAATCAAAGTAACCAGACCTTCAGCCTTCGAGCACAGAAAGGCCGAAGTCGGAACATATCCAAAAGCAATCTAAAGTGCTCTTCAGTTTCCACACAAGTCAAGGATAAAACCAGGAAAAGCCCAGAGCTAATTATTAGTGGTGAGACCACAGGCAAAGTAAAATCAAAGCTAAACTCCGTAAAGAGTGCTCATCGTAGCACTGACACCCCCTGGCCACGAAAAAAGGTTATCGATCAGCCACAGAGCAAAAGAGCAAATCTGGATAAGTCGAACAACAGCAGAGCTCAACCACCAGCGAGGGAGCTGAAGAGCGCCCGGCAGTTGAAGAGACTCAGTGTAACAGGGGCACCAAGGTCTAAATCTGCTGTGGACTTCATCACCTACAGAGACATGTTTCAGCAGATACAGAGCAGGGACGGAGGGCCGGTCATCTATGAGATGTTTGCTGGCCCAATCTACGATAACCTTAGGGTTTCCAGCTcctgtgaaaaaacaaagggCAGACAAGTGCAGTCTGCGCCGTCAAGGAAGGTGCAACAGTCCaataaaatcaaacacagaCCCTTGAAACAACCTCAGTGTAAGTTGAGGAGAAGCCCAGGGCAGAGTATGGTGATTTCAACTAAAAGCAAAGCAAGACTTGCATCCTCCAGAGCGAAACCTCACCTCGCATCTGTTTCAAGGAAAGACAATATGCCTGGACAAGACACTGAGCTAGTTCTTTCTAAGCATGGTGAGATTTGTCATACTAGTGCTCAGGAAAAGGCTGTAGATCATATGCTATCCATCATAGAGGAGGCTCTCTCAAGATATGAGTCTGAAACGCTAAGATCCGATTGCAAAACACTGAATATGCCAACAACTTCATCTCATGCTAAAGACAGTCAAATGCCCATGGTTCTGCAAGAAGCGATTGGCACTTCATCAACAGCAAACTACAGCCAACCAGTTCCTGAGCCTTTGTTACCTCAAAGCTCCAAGCAGCCGAGGAGCTACACATGGACATCTTctagcagcagctgcagccaaacCCTTACGTCCCCAGTTTACCAGAAGTTTCTGGACGAAGTGGGGGATGGCCCGCTTACAGATGACCTGCTGCAATGTCTGGCTGAGGAGCTTATCTCACTGGACGAGAGGGATGTCTCCATAGGCCCGTGTCCAGAAAACCTGGAATCAAGCAATACAGAGTCCATCGGAGGAGATCTTGTAACAGGAAGAAATGTGTTTCCTAAg GTTATTTCACGAGACAGTGCAGCTCTGCCTGGTTATGGGGCGGCTGCAGACGACACCATCTCATGGACAAGGGGTGAAATGCTCGGCCGGGGAGCTTATGGAACA GTGTACTGTGGCCTGACCAGCCAGGGTCAGCTGATAGCAGTGAAGCAGGTCAGTCTGGACACCTCGGACCCTGAAGCTGCAAAGAGGGAGTACAGCCGTCTGCAGGGGGAGGTGGATCTGATTAAAGCCCTTAGACACATCAACATTGTGGGCTTCCTCGGGACCTCTCTTTATCAGCATGTGGTTTCCATCTTCATGGAGTACATCCCAGGGGGATCCATCGCAAGCGTCCTTCACAG GTTTGGTCCTCTGCCAGAGCGAGTCCTGGCTCTGTACACCCATCAGATCCTGGAAGGGGTTGCCTTCCTTCACCTGAACAGGGTGATTCATCGTGACTTGAAGGGAAATAATGTCATGCTGATGCCCACCGGCGTCATCAAGCTCATAGACTTTGGGTGTGCACGACGTCTCAGCTGCCCGAACCACACTGCAAGTAACAGTGGGGACCTGCTCAAGTCTGTCCACGGCACACCTTACTGGATGGCCCCAGAG GTTATAAATGACACAGGGTATGGCAGGAAGTCAGATATATGGAGTGTAGGTTGCACAGTGTTTGAGATGGCCACAGGGAAACCACCACTGGCACACATGGACAAGATGGCTGCATTGTTCTACATTGGAGCTGAAAGGGGGTTGATGCCCTCCCTACCAGATGGGTTCTCAGATAATGCCAAGGCTTTTGTGAACACCTGCTTGACAAG TGACCAGAGACTACGGCCATCTGCAGACAAGCTCCTGAAGCATCCATTTATCCCCAAAAAGGAGACTGGAGTGAACTCTtgggaaacacagaaaaagaactGCTGTGGTCACCCACAGGGACGGTGTGGTTAA